Proteins encoded in a region of the Rutidosis leptorrhynchoides isolate AG116_Rl617_1_P2 chromosome 9, CSIRO_AGI_Rlap_v1, whole genome shotgun sequence genome:
- the LOC139867636 gene encoding uncharacterized protein, which yields MIMAVSNICTNLATEAMYKASVKDELTSQKLLSLFSAANSGQAQASVCNIVSIVLPDAASVLRQGCTALAINCIDVFDNKEKQAQLRLVHKMMMSCGWINHMLEEMTKLLQKTASECVARYETEGTRHNSVSGNKRKVKLGSKVSSKSKRASGKKCSGTAKSSFKEDYTVSLGIAWQFKDLLTISETRKTVLGFKSVERAFNALKVISEFSIKECLQCDYVNTCPILTYTSLSLHMSGVNVTPNGRSNHDPSRLSSEQTLLEQTIEHLLHCTEKVYSASRKSCMMSPRSIHAEKNRKLNEDGANNKDRGSSSITEQKRISNMVMLSTSILKFIVDTCTVDSIHERQDRCLSFTRRYIQFIILNLKHHSHGLLEFKEEDMKETFLCLKISFTYAAKLLNLVLTGSTESTPPPTGAHNLAIDIIDLIVSVEEHLGSRYGSLFLSAAKLWLPDLILALGSLQIHKPESISSSSAFVETKFGFSSWLVILAKIEIGELDDSDDRVDLSSKFSTFRKVVETMIELLRSNQSVLDAVGAFLLNGSMVGLTNKDFDSFFGLLNFVCTKLVKHENGEWVDMKLMLDFIQQMYPQIVTMGGAIGIGHEKRLLERARVLIEPIWRSYVNEGLTEPMETGFCDS from the exons ATGATTATGGCTGTATCTAATATATGCACCAATCTAGCTACTGAAGCTATGTATAAAGCTTCAGTTAAAGAtgagttgactagtcaaaagctttTATCCTTGTTCTCTGCTGCAAATTCGGGTCAAGCTCAAGCATCTGTATGCAACATTGTATCTATTGTTCTTCCTGATGCTGCAAGTGTTCTTCGCCAAGGCTGCACGGCACTGGCTATTAATTGTATTGATGTATTTGATAATAAGGAAAAGCAAGCACAGTTAAGGTTGGTtcataaaatgatgatgtcatgtgGTTGGATAAATCATATGCTAGAAGAAATGACTAAACTTTTGCAAAAGACAGCAAGTGAATGTGTTGCCAGATATGAAACAGAAGGAACAAGACATAATTCTGTCTCTGGAAACAAGAGAAAAGTCAAACTTGGTAGTAAAGTTTCATCGAAGTCTAAGCGTGCAAGTGGGAAGAAATGTTCCGGTACTGCTAAAAGTAGTTTCAAAGAGGATTATACGGTTTCTTTAGGCATTGCTTGGCAATTTAAGGATTTGCTTACAATCAGTGAAACCCGAAAGACGGTATTGGGATTTAAAAGTGTTGAACGCGCATTTAATGCTTTGAAGGTAATCTCGGAGTTCAGTATTAAGGAGTGTTTGCAGTGTGACTATGTAAACACTTGTCCTATTTTGACATACACGTCGCTTAGTCTTCATATGTCTGGTGTGAACGTGACACCAAATGGTCGCAGTAATCATGACCCATCAAGATTGTCTTCTGAG CAAACTTTGTTGGAGCAGACAATTGAGCATCTTCTTCACTGCACAGAAAAGGTGTATAGTGCTTCTAGGAAGTCATGCATGATGTCACCACGTTCTATTCACGCTGAAAAGAACAGAAAATTAAATGAGGATGGCGCTAATAATAAGGATCGAG GATCATCTTCAATTACAGAACAAAAGCGGATATCGAACATGGTGATGCTGTCAACATCGATTCTCAAGTTTATTGTCGATACATGTACAGTGGATAGTATCCACGAGAGGCAAGATAGATGTTTGAGTTTTACACGTCGGTATATACAATTCATAATCCTAAATTTAAAACATCATTCACATGGTCTACTCGAGTTTAAGGAAGAAGACATGAAAGAAACATTTTTATGTCTGAAGATCTCGTTCACATACGCAGCCAAGTTGCTGAACCTAGTACTCACAGGTTCCACCGAATCGACCCCACCACCAACTGGGGCCCACAACCTTGCTATTGACATCATCGATCTCATTGTTTCAGTTGAAGAACATCTCGGGTCTCGATACGGGTCACTGTTTCTTTCTGCTGCAAAGTTATGGCTGCCCGATTTGATCCTTGCACTGGGTTCATTACAAATACATAAACCAGAGTCAATTTCGTCATCTAGTGCGTTTGTTGAAACAAAGTTTGGTTTTTCTTCATGGCTCGTGATATTAGCAAAGATCGAAATCGGTGAGTTGGACGACAGTGATGACCGAGTTGACTTATCGTCGAAGTTTTCCACATTTAGAAAAGTTGTTGAAACGATGATTGAGTTACTGAGAAGTAACCAGAGCGTGTTAGATGCAGTAGGGGCGTTTTTGTTAAATGGTTCAATGGTTGGTTTGACTAATAAAGACTTTGACTCTTTCTTTGGACTTTTAAATTTTGTGTGCACGAAGCTGGTGAAACATGAAAACGGTGAGTGGGTTGACATGAAACTGATGTTGGATTTTATCCAACAAATGTACCCGCAAATTGTGACGATGGGAGGGGCAATTGGAATTGGACATGAGAAAAGGCTGTTGGAAAGAGCAAGAGTGTTGATTGAACCTATTTGGCGGTCATACGTTAATGAAGGACTGACAGAACCGATGGAAACTGGTTTTTGTGACTCTTGA